A single window of Bombus pascuorum chromosome 1, iyBomPasc1.1, whole genome shotgun sequence DNA harbors:
- the LOC132915852 gene encoding troponin T isoform X2, whose amino-acid sequence MKREDDRGERIITSVRFIDLQPERKIEGRASQKESGENIEFMKRQEQKRSDLDEQLKEYIAEWRKQRAKEEEELKRLKEKQAKRKITRADEEKRLAQKKKEEEERRQREIEEKKQRDIEEKRKRLEESEKKRQAMMQAMKDQANKKGPNFTITRKDLAGNLTSAQLERNKTKEQLEEEKKISLSIRIKPLEIDGMSIEKLRFKATELWDTIVKLETEKYDLEERQKRQDYDLKELKERQKQQLRHKALKKGLDPEALTGKYPPKIQVASKYERRVDTRSYDDKKKLFEGGLTEQQKESIEKQWAQQKEQFLGRQKTKLPKWFGERPGKKPGDPESPEGEEDVKAAAEDEELEEPQFEEEEEEEEEEEEEEEEEEKKEGEGEGEEEEEEEEEEEEEEEEEEEEEEEEEEE is encoded by the exons GGAGTCTGGGGAGAATATCGAGTTTATGAAG AGGCAAGAACAGAAAAGGAGCGACCTAGACGAACAGCTTAAGGAATACATCGCAGAATGGCGGAAACAGAGAGCCAAGGAGGAAGAGGAACTGAAGAGATTGAAG GAGAAGCAAGCGAAGCGCAAGATTACTCGCGCGGACGAGGAGAAGAGATTGGCTcagaaaaagaaggaggaggaagaaCGTCGCCAACGTGAAATCG AGGAGAAGAAGCAACGCGATAttgaggaaaagagaaa ACGTTTGGAAGAATCAGAAAAGAAACGTCAGGCTATGATGCAAGCGATGAAAGATCAAGCGAACAAGAAGGGCCCCAACTTTACCATCACTAGGAAAGATCTAGCA GGTAACCTTACGTCGGCGCAACTGGAACGCAACAAGACGAAAGAACAGCtggaagaggaaaagaagattTCGCTGAGCATTCGCATCAAACCCTTGGAAATCGATGGTATGTCCATTGAGAAGCTCCGATTCAAGGCTACCGAACTCTGGGATACCATTGTCAAGCTGGAGACCGAGAAATATGATCTTGAAGAGCGACAGAAACGCCAGGACTATGAC CTTAAAGAATTAAAGGAACGTCAGAAGCAGCAACTGAGGCACAAGGCTTTGAAGAAAGGTCTTGATCCCGAAGCCCTCACCGGCAAGTACCCT CCTAAGATCCAAGTGGCCTCCAAATACGAACGTCGAGTGGATACCAGGTCTTATGACGATAAGAAGAAGCTCTTCGAGGGT GGCCTGACCGAACAGCAGAAGGAGTCCATAGAGAAGCAGTGGGCTCAACAGAAGGAACAATTCCTTGGTCGTCAGAAGA CGAAATTGCCGAAGTGGTTCGGCGAGAGGCCAGGCAAGAAACCAGGAGACCCCGAATCTCCAGAAGGCGAAGAAGACGTGAAGGCTGCGGCTGAAGACGAAGAGCTTGAGGAACCACaattcgaagaagaagaggaagaggaggaggaagaggaggaggaagaagaagaggaagagaagaaggaggGTGAGGGTGAAggcgaggaagaggaggaagaagaggaagaagaggaggaagaagaagaggaagaggaagaggaagaggaggaggaagaggaagaataa
- the LOC132915852 gene encoding troponin T isoform X5: MSDDEEQYSSEEEVVEETQPERKIEESGENIEFMKRQEQKRSDLDEQLKEYIAEWRKQRAKEEEELKRLKEKQAKRKITRADEEKRLAQKKKEEEERRQREIEEKKQRDIEEKRKRLEESEKKRQAMMQAMKDQANKKGPNFTITRKDLAGNLTSAQLERNKTKEQLEEEKKISLSIRIKPLEIDGMSIEKLRFKATELWDTIVKLETEKYDLEERQKRQDYDLKELKERQKQQLRHKALKKGLDPEALTGKYPPKIQVASKYERRVDTRSYDDKKKLFEGGYDTLLAEYNEKLWKQKTEQFMKRNKTKLPKWFGERPGKKPGDPESPEGEEDVKAAAEDEELEEPQFEEEEEEEEEEEEEEEEEEKKEGEGEGEEEEEEEEEEEEEEEEEEEEEEEEEEE; the protein is encoded by the exons GGAGTCTGGGGAGAATATCGAGTTTATGAAG AGGCAAGAACAGAAAAGGAGCGACCTAGACGAACAGCTTAAGGAATACATCGCAGAATGGCGGAAACAGAGAGCCAAGGAGGAAGAGGAACTGAAGAGATTGAAG GAGAAGCAAGCGAAGCGCAAGATTACTCGCGCGGACGAGGAGAAGAGATTGGCTcagaaaaagaaggaggaggaagaaCGTCGCCAACGTGAAATCG AGGAGAAGAAGCAACGCGATAttgaggaaaagagaaa ACGTTTGGAAGAATCAGAAAAGAAACGTCAGGCTATGATGCAAGCGATGAAAGATCAAGCGAACAAGAAGGGCCCCAACTTTACCATCACTAGGAAAGATCTAGCA GGTAACCTTACGTCGGCGCAACTGGAACGCAACAAGACGAAAGAACAGCtggaagaggaaaagaagattTCGCTGAGCATTCGCATCAAACCCTTGGAAATCGATGGTATGTCCATTGAGAAGCTCCGATTCAAGGCTACCGAACTCTGGGATACCATTGTCAAGCTGGAGACCGAGAAATATGATCTTGAAGAGCGACAGAAACGCCAGGACTATGAC CTTAAAGAATTAAAGGAACGTCAGAAGCAGCAACTGAGGCACAAGGCTTTGAAGAAAGGTCTTGATCCCGAAGCCCTCACCGGCAAGTACCCT CCTAAGATCCAAGTGGCCTCCAAATACGAACGTCGAGTGGATACCAGGTCTTATGACGATAAGAAGAAGCTCTTCGAGGGT GGCTATGACACGCTTCTAGCGGAGTACAACGAGAAACTATGGAAACAGAAAACAGAACAGTTCATGAAGCGTAACAAAA CGAAATTGCCGAAGTGGTTCGGCGAGAGGCCAGGCAAGAAACCAGGAGACCCCGAATCTCCAGAAGGCGAAGAAGACGTGAAGGCTGCGGCTGAAGACGAAGAGCTTGAGGAACCACaattcgaagaagaagaggaagaggaggaggaagaggaggaggaagaagaagaggaagagaagaaggaggGTGAGGGTGAAggcgaggaagaggaggaagaagaggaagaagaggaggaagaagaagaggaagaggaagaggaagaggaggaggaagaggaagaataa
- the LOC132915852 gene encoding troponin T isoform X9 encodes MSDDEEQYSESGENIEFMKRQEQKRSDLDEQLKEYIAEWRKQRAKEEEELKRLKEKQAKRKITRADEEKRLAQKKKEEEERRQREIEEKKQRDIEEKRKRLEESEKKRQAMMQAMKDQANKKGPNFTITRKDLAGNLTSAQLERNKTKEQLEEEKKISLSIRIKPLEIDGMSIEKLRFKATELWDTIVKLETEKYDLEERQKRQDYDLKELKERQKQQLRHKALKKGLDPEALTGKYPPKIQVASKYERRVDTRSYDDKKKLFEGGYDTLLAEYNEKLWKQKTEQFMKRNKTKLPKWFGERPGKKPGDPESPEGEEDVKAAAEDEELEEPQFEEEEEEEEEEEEEEEEEEKKEGEGEGEEEEEEEEEEEEEEEEEEEEEEEEEEE; translated from the exons GGAGTCTGGGGAGAATATCGAGTTTATGAAG AGGCAAGAACAGAAAAGGAGCGACCTAGACGAACAGCTTAAGGAATACATCGCAGAATGGCGGAAACAGAGAGCCAAGGAGGAAGAGGAACTGAAGAGATTGAAG GAGAAGCAAGCGAAGCGCAAGATTACTCGCGCGGACGAGGAGAAGAGATTGGCTcagaaaaagaaggaggaggaagaaCGTCGCCAACGTGAAATCG AGGAGAAGAAGCAACGCGATAttgaggaaaagagaaa ACGTTTGGAAGAATCAGAAAAGAAACGTCAGGCTATGATGCAAGCGATGAAAGATCAAGCGAACAAGAAGGGCCCCAACTTTACCATCACTAGGAAAGATCTAGCA GGTAACCTTACGTCGGCGCAACTGGAACGCAACAAGACGAAAGAACAGCtggaagaggaaaagaagattTCGCTGAGCATTCGCATCAAACCCTTGGAAATCGATGGTATGTCCATTGAGAAGCTCCGATTCAAGGCTACCGAACTCTGGGATACCATTGTCAAGCTGGAGACCGAGAAATATGATCTTGAAGAGCGACAGAAACGCCAGGACTATGAC CTTAAAGAATTAAAGGAACGTCAGAAGCAGCAACTGAGGCACAAGGCTTTGAAGAAAGGTCTTGATCCCGAAGCCCTCACCGGCAAGTACCCT CCTAAGATCCAAGTGGCCTCCAAATACGAACGTCGAGTGGATACCAGGTCTTATGACGATAAGAAGAAGCTCTTCGAGGGT GGCTATGACACGCTTCTAGCGGAGTACAACGAGAAACTATGGAAACAGAAAACAGAACAGTTCATGAAGCGTAACAAAA CGAAATTGCCGAAGTGGTTCGGCGAGAGGCCAGGCAAGAAACCAGGAGACCCCGAATCTCCAGAAGGCGAAGAAGACGTGAAGGCTGCGGCTGAAGACGAAGAGCTTGAGGAACCACaattcgaagaagaagaggaagaggaggaggaagaggaggaggaagaagaagaggaagagaagaaggaggGTGAGGGTGAAggcgaggaagaggaggaagaagaggaagaagaggaggaagaagaagaggaagaggaagaggaagaggaggaggaagaggaagaataa
- the LOC132915852 gene encoding troponin T isoform X7: MSDDEEQYSQPERKIEESGENIEFMKRQEQKRSDLDEQLKEYIAEWRKQRAKEEEELKRLKEKQAKRKITRADEEKRLAQKKKEEEERRQREIEEKKQRDIEEKRKRLEESEKKRQAMMQAMKDQANKKGPNFTITRKDLAGNLTSAQLERNKTKEQLEEEKKISLSIRIKPLEIDGMSIEKLRFKATELWDTIVKLETEKYDLEERQKRQDYDLKELKERQKQQLRHKALKKGLDPEALTGKYPPKIQVASKYERRVDTRSYDDKKKLFEGGYDTLLAEYNEKLWKQKTEQFMKRNKTKLPKWFGERPGKKPGDPESPEGEEDVKAAAEDEELEEPQFEEEEEEEEEEEEEEEEEEKKEGEGEGEEEEEEEEEEEEEEEEEEEEEEEEEEE, encoded by the exons GGAGTCTGGGGAGAATATCGAGTTTATGAAG AGGCAAGAACAGAAAAGGAGCGACCTAGACGAACAGCTTAAGGAATACATCGCAGAATGGCGGAAACAGAGAGCCAAGGAGGAAGAGGAACTGAAGAGATTGAAG GAGAAGCAAGCGAAGCGCAAGATTACTCGCGCGGACGAGGAGAAGAGATTGGCTcagaaaaagaaggaggaggaagaaCGTCGCCAACGTGAAATCG AGGAGAAGAAGCAACGCGATAttgaggaaaagagaaa ACGTTTGGAAGAATCAGAAAAGAAACGTCAGGCTATGATGCAAGCGATGAAAGATCAAGCGAACAAGAAGGGCCCCAACTTTACCATCACTAGGAAAGATCTAGCA GGTAACCTTACGTCGGCGCAACTGGAACGCAACAAGACGAAAGAACAGCtggaagaggaaaagaagattTCGCTGAGCATTCGCATCAAACCCTTGGAAATCGATGGTATGTCCATTGAGAAGCTCCGATTCAAGGCTACCGAACTCTGGGATACCATTGTCAAGCTGGAGACCGAGAAATATGATCTTGAAGAGCGACAGAAACGCCAGGACTATGAC CTTAAAGAATTAAAGGAACGTCAGAAGCAGCAACTGAGGCACAAGGCTTTGAAGAAAGGTCTTGATCCCGAAGCCCTCACCGGCAAGTACCCT CCTAAGATCCAAGTGGCCTCCAAATACGAACGTCGAGTGGATACCAGGTCTTATGACGATAAGAAGAAGCTCTTCGAGGGT GGCTATGACACGCTTCTAGCGGAGTACAACGAGAAACTATGGAAACAGAAAACAGAACAGTTCATGAAGCGTAACAAAA CGAAATTGCCGAAGTGGTTCGGCGAGAGGCCAGGCAAGAAACCAGGAGACCCCGAATCTCCAGAAGGCGAAGAAGACGTGAAGGCTGCGGCTGAAGACGAAGAGCTTGAGGAACCACaattcgaagaagaagaggaagaggaggaggaagaggaggaggaagaagaagaggaagagaagaaggaggGTGAGGGTGAAggcgaggaagaggaggaagaagaggaagaagaggaggaagaagaagaggaagaggaagaggaagaggaggaggaagaggaagaataa
- the LOC132915852 gene encoding troponin T isoform X8: MSDDEEQYSGRASQKESGENIEFMKRQEQKRSDLDEQLKEYIAEWRKQRAKEEEELKRLKEKQAKRKITRADEEKRLAQKKKEEEERRQREIEEKKQRDIEEKRKRLEESEKKRQAMMQAMKDQANKKGPNFTITRKDLAGNLTSAQLERNKTKEQLEEEKKISLSIRIKPLEIDGMSIEKLRFKATELWDTIVKLETEKYDLEERQKRQDYDLKELKERQKQQLRHKALKKGLDPEALTGKYPPKIQVASKYERRVDTRSYDDKKKLFEGGYDTLLAEYNEKLWKQKTEQFMKRNKTKLPKWFGERPGKKPGDPESPEGEEDVKAAAEDEELEEPQFEEEEEEEEEEEEEEEEEEKKEGEGEGEEEEEEEEEEEEEEEEEEEEEEEEEEE; encoded by the exons GGAGTCTGGGGAGAATATCGAGTTTATGAAG AGGCAAGAACAGAAAAGGAGCGACCTAGACGAACAGCTTAAGGAATACATCGCAGAATGGCGGAAACAGAGAGCCAAGGAGGAAGAGGAACTGAAGAGATTGAAG GAGAAGCAAGCGAAGCGCAAGATTACTCGCGCGGACGAGGAGAAGAGATTGGCTcagaaaaagaaggaggaggaagaaCGTCGCCAACGTGAAATCG AGGAGAAGAAGCAACGCGATAttgaggaaaagagaaa ACGTTTGGAAGAATCAGAAAAGAAACGTCAGGCTATGATGCAAGCGATGAAAGATCAAGCGAACAAGAAGGGCCCCAACTTTACCATCACTAGGAAAGATCTAGCA GGTAACCTTACGTCGGCGCAACTGGAACGCAACAAGACGAAAGAACAGCtggaagaggaaaagaagattTCGCTGAGCATTCGCATCAAACCCTTGGAAATCGATGGTATGTCCATTGAGAAGCTCCGATTCAAGGCTACCGAACTCTGGGATACCATTGTCAAGCTGGAGACCGAGAAATATGATCTTGAAGAGCGACAGAAACGCCAGGACTATGAC CTTAAAGAATTAAAGGAACGTCAGAAGCAGCAACTGAGGCACAAGGCTTTGAAGAAAGGTCTTGATCCCGAAGCCCTCACCGGCAAGTACCCT CCTAAGATCCAAGTGGCCTCCAAATACGAACGTCGAGTGGATACCAGGTCTTATGACGATAAGAAGAAGCTCTTCGAGGGT GGCTATGACACGCTTCTAGCGGAGTACAACGAGAAACTATGGAAACAGAAAACAGAACAGTTCATGAAGCGTAACAAAA CGAAATTGCCGAAGTGGTTCGGCGAGAGGCCAGGCAAGAAACCAGGAGACCCCGAATCTCCAGAAGGCGAAGAAGACGTGAAGGCTGCGGCTGAAGACGAAGAGCTTGAGGAACCACaattcgaagaagaagaggaagaggaggaggaagaggaggaggaagaagaagaggaagagaagaaggaggGTGAGGGTGAAggcgaggaagaggaggaagaagaggaagaagaggaggaagaagaagaggaagaggaagaggaagaggaggaggaagaggaagaataa
- the LOC132915852 gene encoding troponin T isoform X6, whose translation MSDDEEQYSQPERKIEGRASQKESGENIEFMKRQEQKRSDLDEQLKEYIAEWRKQRAKEEEELKRLKEKQAKRKITRADEEKRLAQKKKEEEERRQREIEEKKQRDIEEKRKRLEESEKKRQAMMQAMKDQANKKGPNFTITRKDLAGNLTSAQLERNKTKEQLEEEKKISLSIRIKPLEIDGMSIEKLRFKATELWDTIVKLETEKYDLEERQKRQDYDLKELKERQKQQLRHKALKKGLDPEALTGKYPPKIQVASKYERRVDTRSYDDKKKLFEGGYDTLLAEYNEKLWKQKTEQFMKRNKTKLPKWFGERPGKKPGDPESPEGEEDVKAAAEDEELEEPQFEEEEEEEEEEEEEEEEEEKKEGEGEGEEEEEEEEEEEEEEEEEEEEEEEEEEE comes from the exons GGAGTCTGGGGAGAATATCGAGTTTATGAAG AGGCAAGAACAGAAAAGGAGCGACCTAGACGAACAGCTTAAGGAATACATCGCAGAATGGCGGAAACAGAGAGCCAAGGAGGAAGAGGAACTGAAGAGATTGAAG GAGAAGCAAGCGAAGCGCAAGATTACTCGCGCGGACGAGGAGAAGAGATTGGCTcagaaaaagaaggaggaggaagaaCGTCGCCAACGTGAAATCG AGGAGAAGAAGCAACGCGATAttgaggaaaagagaaa ACGTTTGGAAGAATCAGAAAAGAAACGTCAGGCTATGATGCAAGCGATGAAAGATCAAGCGAACAAGAAGGGCCCCAACTTTACCATCACTAGGAAAGATCTAGCA GGTAACCTTACGTCGGCGCAACTGGAACGCAACAAGACGAAAGAACAGCtggaagaggaaaagaagattTCGCTGAGCATTCGCATCAAACCCTTGGAAATCGATGGTATGTCCATTGAGAAGCTCCGATTCAAGGCTACCGAACTCTGGGATACCATTGTCAAGCTGGAGACCGAGAAATATGATCTTGAAGAGCGACAGAAACGCCAGGACTATGAC CTTAAAGAATTAAAGGAACGTCAGAAGCAGCAACTGAGGCACAAGGCTTTGAAGAAAGGTCTTGATCCCGAAGCCCTCACCGGCAAGTACCCT CCTAAGATCCAAGTGGCCTCCAAATACGAACGTCGAGTGGATACCAGGTCTTATGACGATAAGAAGAAGCTCTTCGAGGGT GGCTATGACACGCTTCTAGCGGAGTACAACGAGAAACTATGGAAACAGAAAACAGAACAGTTCATGAAGCGTAACAAAA CGAAATTGCCGAAGTGGTTCGGCGAGAGGCCAGGCAAGAAACCAGGAGACCCCGAATCTCCAGAAGGCGAAGAAGACGTGAAGGCTGCGGCTGAAGACGAAGAGCTTGAGGAACCACaattcgaagaagaagaggaagaggaggaggaagaggaggaggaagaagaagaggaagagaagaaggaggGTGAGGGTGAAggcgaggaagaggaggaagaagaggaagaagaggaggaagaagaagaggaagaggaagaggaagaggaggaggaagaggaagaataa
- the LOC132915852 gene encoding troponin T isoform X1 encodes MKREDDRGERIITSVRFIDLQPERKIEGRASQKESGENIEFMKRQEQKRSDLDEQLKEYIAEWRKQRAKEEEELKRLKEKQAKRKITRADEEKRLAQKKKEEEERRQREIEEKKQRDIEEKRKRLEESEKKRQAMMQAMKDQANKKGPNFTITRKDLAGNLTSAQLERNKTKEQLEEEKKISLSIRIKPLEIDGMSIEKLRFKATELWDTIVKLETEKYDLEERQKRQDYDLKELKERQKQQLRHKALKKGLDPEALTGKYPPKIQVASKYERRVDTRSYDDKKKLFEGGYDTLLAEYNEKLWKQKTEQFMKRNKTKLPKWFGERPGKKPGDPESPEGEEDVKAAAEDEELEEPQFEEEEEEEEEEEEEEEEEEKKEGEGEGEEEEEEEEEEEEEEEEEEEEEEEEEEE; translated from the exons GGAGTCTGGGGAGAATATCGAGTTTATGAAG AGGCAAGAACAGAAAAGGAGCGACCTAGACGAACAGCTTAAGGAATACATCGCAGAATGGCGGAAACAGAGAGCCAAGGAGGAAGAGGAACTGAAGAGATTGAAG GAGAAGCAAGCGAAGCGCAAGATTACTCGCGCGGACGAGGAGAAGAGATTGGCTcagaaaaagaaggaggaggaagaaCGTCGCCAACGTGAAATCG AGGAGAAGAAGCAACGCGATAttgaggaaaagagaaa ACGTTTGGAAGAATCAGAAAAGAAACGTCAGGCTATGATGCAAGCGATGAAAGATCAAGCGAACAAGAAGGGCCCCAACTTTACCATCACTAGGAAAGATCTAGCA GGTAACCTTACGTCGGCGCAACTGGAACGCAACAAGACGAAAGAACAGCtggaagaggaaaagaagattTCGCTGAGCATTCGCATCAAACCCTTGGAAATCGATGGTATGTCCATTGAGAAGCTCCGATTCAAGGCTACCGAACTCTGGGATACCATTGTCAAGCTGGAGACCGAGAAATATGATCTTGAAGAGCGACAGAAACGCCAGGACTATGAC CTTAAAGAATTAAAGGAACGTCAGAAGCAGCAACTGAGGCACAAGGCTTTGAAGAAAGGTCTTGATCCCGAAGCCCTCACCGGCAAGTACCCT CCTAAGATCCAAGTGGCCTCCAAATACGAACGTCGAGTGGATACCAGGTCTTATGACGATAAGAAGAAGCTCTTCGAGGGT GGCTATGACACGCTTCTAGCGGAGTACAACGAGAAACTATGGAAACAGAAAACAGAACAGTTCATGAAGCGTAACAAAA CGAAATTGCCGAAGTGGTTCGGCGAGAGGCCAGGCAAGAAACCAGGAGACCCCGAATCTCCAGAAGGCGAAGAAGACGTGAAGGCTGCGGCTGAAGACGAAGAGCTTGAGGAACCACaattcgaagaagaagaggaagaggaggaggaagaggaggaggaagaagaagaggaagagaagaaggaggGTGAGGGTGAAggcgaggaagaggaggaagaagaggaagaagaggaggaagaagaagaggaagaggaagaggaagaggaggaggaagaggaagaataa
- the LOC132915852 gene encoding troponin T isoform X4, protein MKREDDRGERIITSVRFIDLQPERKIEESGENIEFMKRQEQKRSDLDEQLKEYIAEWRKQRAKEEEELKRLKEKQAKRKITRADEEKRLAQKKKEEEERRQREIEEKKQRDIEEKRKRLEESEKKRQAMMQAMKDQANKKGPNFTITRKDLAGNLTSAQLERNKTKEQLEEEKKISLSIRIKPLEIDGMSIEKLRFKATELWDTIVKLETEKYDLEERQKRQDYDLKELKERQKQQLRHKALKKGLDPEALTGKYPPKIQVASKYERRVDTRSYDDKKKLFEGGYDTLLAEYNEKLWKQKTEQFMKRNKTKLPKWFGERPGKKPGDPESPEGEEDVKAAAEDEELEEPQFEEEEEEEEEEEEEEEEEEKKEGEGEGEEEEEEEEEEEEEEEEEEEEEEEEEEE, encoded by the exons GGAGTCTGGGGAGAATATCGAGTTTATGAAG AGGCAAGAACAGAAAAGGAGCGACCTAGACGAACAGCTTAAGGAATACATCGCAGAATGGCGGAAACAGAGAGCCAAGGAGGAAGAGGAACTGAAGAGATTGAAG GAGAAGCAAGCGAAGCGCAAGATTACTCGCGCGGACGAGGAGAAGAGATTGGCTcagaaaaagaaggaggaggaagaaCGTCGCCAACGTGAAATCG AGGAGAAGAAGCAACGCGATAttgaggaaaagagaaa ACGTTTGGAAGAATCAGAAAAGAAACGTCAGGCTATGATGCAAGCGATGAAAGATCAAGCGAACAAGAAGGGCCCCAACTTTACCATCACTAGGAAAGATCTAGCA GGTAACCTTACGTCGGCGCAACTGGAACGCAACAAGACGAAAGAACAGCtggaagaggaaaagaagattTCGCTGAGCATTCGCATCAAACCCTTGGAAATCGATGGTATGTCCATTGAGAAGCTCCGATTCAAGGCTACCGAACTCTGGGATACCATTGTCAAGCTGGAGACCGAGAAATATGATCTTGAAGAGCGACAGAAACGCCAGGACTATGAC CTTAAAGAATTAAAGGAACGTCAGAAGCAGCAACTGAGGCACAAGGCTTTGAAGAAAGGTCTTGATCCCGAAGCCCTCACCGGCAAGTACCCT CCTAAGATCCAAGTGGCCTCCAAATACGAACGTCGAGTGGATACCAGGTCTTATGACGATAAGAAGAAGCTCTTCGAGGGT GGCTATGACACGCTTCTAGCGGAGTACAACGAGAAACTATGGAAACAGAAAACAGAACAGTTCATGAAGCGTAACAAAA CGAAATTGCCGAAGTGGTTCGGCGAGAGGCCAGGCAAGAAACCAGGAGACCCCGAATCTCCAGAAGGCGAAGAAGACGTGAAGGCTGCGGCTGAAGACGAAGAGCTTGAGGAACCACaattcgaagaagaagaggaagaggaggaggaagaggaggaggaagaagaagaggaagagaagaaggaggGTGAGGGTGAAggcgaggaagaggaggaagaagaggaagaagaggaggaagaagaagaggaagaggaagaggaagaggaggaggaagaggaagaataa
- the LOC132915852 gene encoding troponin T isoform X3: MSDDEEQYSSEEEVVEETQPERKIEGRASQKESGENIEFMKRQEQKRSDLDEQLKEYIAEWRKQRAKEEEELKRLKEKQAKRKITRADEEKRLAQKKKEEEERRQREIEEKKQRDIEEKRKRLEESEKKRQAMMQAMKDQANKKGPNFTITRKDLAGNLTSAQLERNKTKEQLEEEKKISLSIRIKPLEIDGMSIEKLRFKATELWDTIVKLETEKYDLEERQKRQDYDLKELKERQKQQLRHKALKKGLDPEALTGKYPPKIQVASKYERRVDTRSYDDKKKLFEGGYDTLLAEYNEKLWKQKTEQFMKRNKTKLPKWFGERPGKKPGDPESPEGEEDVKAAAEDEELEEPQFEEEEEEEEEEEEEEEEEEKKEGEGEGEEEEEEEEEEEEEEEEEEEEEEEEEEE; the protein is encoded by the exons GGAGTCTGGGGAGAATATCGAGTTTATGAAG AGGCAAGAACAGAAAAGGAGCGACCTAGACGAACAGCTTAAGGAATACATCGCAGAATGGCGGAAACAGAGAGCCAAGGAGGAAGAGGAACTGAAGAGATTGAAG GAGAAGCAAGCGAAGCGCAAGATTACTCGCGCGGACGAGGAGAAGAGATTGGCTcagaaaaagaaggaggaggaagaaCGTCGCCAACGTGAAATCG AGGAGAAGAAGCAACGCGATAttgaggaaaagagaaa ACGTTTGGAAGAATCAGAAAAGAAACGTCAGGCTATGATGCAAGCGATGAAAGATCAAGCGAACAAGAAGGGCCCCAACTTTACCATCACTAGGAAAGATCTAGCA GGTAACCTTACGTCGGCGCAACTGGAACGCAACAAGACGAAAGAACAGCtggaagaggaaaagaagattTCGCTGAGCATTCGCATCAAACCCTTGGAAATCGATGGTATGTCCATTGAGAAGCTCCGATTCAAGGCTACCGAACTCTGGGATACCATTGTCAAGCTGGAGACCGAGAAATATGATCTTGAAGAGCGACAGAAACGCCAGGACTATGAC CTTAAAGAATTAAAGGAACGTCAGAAGCAGCAACTGAGGCACAAGGCTTTGAAGAAAGGTCTTGATCCCGAAGCCCTCACCGGCAAGTACCCT CCTAAGATCCAAGTGGCCTCCAAATACGAACGTCGAGTGGATACCAGGTCTTATGACGATAAGAAGAAGCTCTTCGAGGGT GGCTATGACACGCTTCTAGCGGAGTACAACGAGAAACTATGGAAACAGAAAACAGAACAGTTCATGAAGCGTAACAAAA CGAAATTGCCGAAGTGGTTCGGCGAGAGGCCAGGCAAGAAACCAGGAGACCCCGAATCTCCAGAAGGCGAAGAAGACGTGAAGGCTGCGGCTGAAGACGAAGAGCTTGAGGAACCACaattcgaagaagaagaggaagaggaggaggaagaggaggaggaagaagaagaggaagagaagaaggaggGTGAGGGTGAAggcgaggaagaggaggaagaagaggaagaagaggaggaagaagaagaggaagaggaagaggaagaggaggaggaagaggaagaataa